The genomic DNA ACGAAATTGCCTGCCTATGATGGAGTACAGGCTGTGGATTAGTATGCTTTGACATGAAGTATGTAAAGTTGAGGGTATATGCATTGAATAGAAGACTGGTGGCATACTGAAGACGTCGCTGGACCTGTCTGAGCACATTTATATCCCACAGAAAGTAAAGGTGCGGTCTTCTGACTACTAAAACTTCGCTCAAAATGTGTATTCACTCTTGGCTTCCAAAATTTCAAGAACGCTATTATCATATTTGATTTTCACCCGCAAACTACATGTATCATTACATATTAAACCACCAAGACCAAGCAGCAATCTGTGGACAAGCAACCAGTCAGTTACTCAGTATAAAAGAATTGCAAAAAAATCGAAAAAGAAAACAAAATGCAAGGGCCCTCAGACTTCCAAGGAAGGACATCGAACTCTCAACACGCCGACCCCCTCGCCAACAGTACAGCGCGCATTCGGCCCACAGCTCCGTGTTGGTCACTCCTTGCGGAGGGTTCGAGACCCAGGAGCGGGGAATATGTAAAGGGCACAAGGGGGAGTACTCCAAAGGAGGGCGCTAGAGTGGAAACTGCGAATCGACGGAAAAATTTACATCGTCGGGCGGGGGATGGGATGGGATTGAAGTTTAGAAAAGTGATACTCACAGCTCGGGAGTAAATGCTGCCAGATGAAGTATAATATAGACTAGAGGATGGGAGTCAGTATGCTTTGCTTCGAattccaaaaaaaaaaagaggaaTGAGATTCAGACGAAAGAACGCTGGCATGCGTATCAAAAAGCGGGACATGGTCCCTAGCCTGGTTGCGAAACCCGGCACTCTTTTTCTCGGCATGGTCGTGTAAGACGGGGAGAGAATTAATGGTCATCACAATAGTAGGTTGGGTTTGGATGAGAAATAAAAACAAAGATTGTGGTACGTACCAGGCCGGAAGGAGTGCGGTGAGAGTTGTGAGCGCCTGGAAGTAGCTTATATACCTTGGCCAAAATTTTAATTCCAATTGAGTTGATGATCAGGGTCTGGTATTCGTCAGCTCATTGTGGTTGGCCATCACGCCCATCATTTTTCATCAGGAAACAGTTTCATTTGGGCAGCTTTAAGAGAAGCGTGATGGCACACTCGTGAGGGAAGGATAAAAAGAAATGAGTGCAGTTTGAGTCAGGGAGAGCGAATACTAGGATATACATGGAAAAGAATAACAGGAGAGTAATCACCAAGTTGAATAAAGTAGAGGAAAAGAGCGTCCGTTACCCAAGACAAAGAATACAACTATATCGACTGCTGGTCCCATAGTTTACCGCGCATAATTTCCAAGATCATGCGCTGTCGAAGGTAGGCCATGTTTTCCTGGCCAAATGCGAATGGTGCACCTCGGCTGAGACACTCCATATACTGGCAGCTAAAGACCCCACAATCGTAGCCGTTTTCTTGCTGTGGTGCGTCCTAATGAAAGATGTCAGCAAATGCGATATAATACAAGAAACGAACCCACATCATCGAAATAATCATCCCATCCCGTAAAGTCAAAGTCCTTTTTCTTTTTATCTTTGTGCTCCTTACTTAGATAGTCGCGCAGAATCTGCAATAATGGCACTCAGTAGGTCTCCAACGAACATGAATTGCTGAACAAACCTTGTAGATCTTGCCGCGTTTCCTGCCCATGCTGTCGTGATACTCGATGCGTTTTTTCTGGAAGTTAATCGCGGCACACGTCCAGTGTGCGTTTCCAAGATTCACAGGAATCAGTACGATATCCTTCTTGAAGATGTCAATCTATTTCATGAGTCAGCCACAGTCTCAACAAAAGAGACGGCCAGCTTTGTTTACCTTCTTGGTCCATTTCCCGATCCTTGATTTTTCATATCCCATGTCTTCCAATTTAGCAAAGAAAAACGTGTTAAAGTAGTGTGCATCCAAGgctttgcccttgcccttttgAGCCTCTTCCGACCGAGCGAGAATGAGGGCACCGTAAAAATTGATTACTTCATCGTTGAGCCATTGCGCAGGCTTCAAACGCGCAAGGTCCGAGTCGCTTACTTGCTCTCGAGCAAACTTGGCAACTGTGCCGCGTTTCGAAAGTGCGGCGGTCACCTCGGATTGATCTTCTGGGGCTAGGGCTTTGGGTAAGGCCTGAGACTATAAGGTTGCTTAGCGAGAGAAGAAAACAAACTGCCTGGTAAAACTTACCGGTTCTTCTGAAGCCTTACAGAGCTCCTTTAATTCGTTAATATAATAGGGGAGGTTGTTTGGAATGCGAATGCTGTATAGACTGTCGGTCGCACGTTTGATTGCTTTTCTCAAAAACTCTGAGCTCAAGTCATCCTGAGAAGGTTGGGCAGACGGATCGGTCTGGAACAAAAGTTGGTCATAGTGGTCATAGTATTAGACATCCTCAAGACTTACGCGACCAACCTCAGACGCCTGTTTGGGTGTAAGGGGTCGTCGTTGAGATACGTGCTTTGATACAACTGGCGAGAAATTAAGACCAGAGAATTTGATGATGACATAAGGACGTACCAGCAAACACGCCCCCAGCAGCGTCGATTTTATCTATCCTTGCTGCATAATTAATGTAATCTAGACAGGAGATACTTATCGTCAAACGATCCACAGCTGGGATAGTGATACCAACCTTTGAACTCGGCCGGAGATTGGCCTGTACAACACCATCAGTTTTGGTACAAGAAACGGCACATGGTCTTACCTGCAGATGTTTTCAACGTGAAAAGCTCCTGTATAAGCTTCTGCTTGACCTCTTCTTGATGCTACGATGTATAGGATAAGCAAATTTGGCTACCGCCGATTTGAATGGTCTACCTGACGATGGCGGATATGCTGCCTCTTGTAGGGCTTCGTAATACCGTTTATTACCGCAGTAGAGCCCCCTCTCCTTGGCGAGCGCGAGCTGGATGCTGAAAACGAGTGTGACAGGGTCGGGCTGGCGGTGGTCGAAGTATGGCATCCATTTGTCCTACGAGTTGATGGCGACGGTAAAGTTCCATTGTGGCGCTGGAGGTTTTGGAACGGCAACGATGGGTCGGTAGGAGAAGGAGGGAGGGGAATTTGAGCAGCATGTGTTGGGCTCGCAGGATCGCCATTCGTAGTGATTCGTCGAGGTTTCCGTTTGGGACGTTTCGAGGGAGGGCTGTGAGAAGGCGGCACTGGGGCTGCAATCGATCAGTCCATGAGTAGCAAGATATTTTCAGACACTTACCTGAGAAAGAGCCAGATACGGATCTTACTGTAGCATCAAACCAGGTTGAGACGGCATTAATTGCAGATTCAAACATGCTCCCCGAGGTGTCAGGATCCTGGTCACAGTGGGTTCGTATCGAGTCATCGAGAATATATTTTTTCCGATCATCCATACAGCGTCTGTTACGATTTGGGGACTCGATGTAATCGTGTCGACGCTTGTTTAAGTGAAGGGGAGCCATCGACGCGCGGATCCACTGTGGAGGTCAGCTGTTGTTGCGCCCAAGTTCAAAGTTCTGATCAGCTGAGTcatctcggcgcttaagaGGTGGGACCATTTATAGGCTCCTTGAGTAGGTCCTCATCTATCATTTACTACATTGTTCGAGCCGTGAGCTGGACGTACGATACGCAACCCGTAAGCGATCTGCTATCTCCGAGACCTAGCCAATTGTTCTCTACCCCAGACTATTCCATCTGTAAATCACCTCGGGCGGCAACATGGGAATGACACATCGCGAGTATCTTTCTTCTCAGCGTATCTATGGCTGCAAGAAGTGCCGAACACACCTAGCTATAGTGGAGAACATGTTGTCGAGAGTGCGCCGTTTATTATTTTTTAATCACATTCTCCAATGACGTTGCTCATGAGTCTTTCAGGCGTTCAATGGCCAGCATGGTCGGGCATACCTATTTGAGAAAGTGTAAGCCACCTCAGTCTAACGCCTGATCCTCGTGCTCACTTATCCCAGGGTTAACATCAAGATAGGCCCTCCCGGCGACCGCCCGATGACAACTGGTCTGCACACCGTTCGTGATATCTACTGCGTCCGGTGCGGTGAAACCCTTGGCTGGAAATATGTGAGCTCTCTCCGATCTTCTCTGCTCTTCAGTGCTTAATCTTCATCCAGGACAAGGCATATGAGCAAAGCCAGAAATATAAAGAGGGGAAATTCATCCTCGAGCGCTTCCTGCTCGAAGACGTACAATGAACATCATCTCCCCCCATTTGATCACACTCATCACCCACCCTTACTCCACCAGATACCATCCCGGCATTTGTCTAGTTCTTGGTTGCAACAACCCTTCACACACCTGTTCACTGATATAATATAGTAGGACCAGCAGTGCCAGCACTCGGCTCCCAGCGAGGTAGCTTCCGATTATTGGAACTCTGAAGATCCTGTCGTTGTACGAGTAGCCCATTTTTACTTTGAGGACACACCACTACCGTTCACATCCTCTTGTCCCTTATCGCCTTCCCTCTAACCTCTCCCTTTGTCGTAGTTCAGCTACCTTCCTTATGTGACATATTTGCCATTTCTGTGGCGTTGAGCCGAGTATCTGAATACAAACTGCAATTCATTCGTAGCATCACTTGTTTATTATAATAGCTCGTGTGAACATTATGTTGTCTAGGGACATCCAACTGGTGACATTTCGGTAATCAATTTCCCAAATGACGAAATTGGTCGGGGCGTTTTGTCAACACTGTAACGCCGATCTCGCCCGAAAAGGAAATATAGTTGTTTTTGAGTCAGGCTCAATTATTCTGCGTACGTGGAGGTACAACGGGCTTGGGGCCACATGTGTGTTTCTATGAGAACACATTGGCGACTCTCAGTCCGCCGAAGCTGGGTTGGGGGGTGCGCTTAGCGCACCATCACAGTCATTTCCGAGATTTCCGTCTTCCCGCGCATGAAGCCAGCGTAACGACAAAAAGTCATCCATCCGCAGTAATACGGAACCGGGCGCACCTTCTCCCGGCATATGGACAAACTCATCCATGAGATTGTTGGTTACCCCTCTTGCGCTCGCGCCCGGACCGACGATCGTATTGTACGACGGCGGGGGCATGATATACTGCATATTCCCTCTGTCGTCCATTTTCATCTGCTAGTTCAAGCCCCTaattagcatatatgcgtgtcAAATGGATACGAATCGACAACCATGTGGGACCGGTCCGAAGCAAACTCTTCGAGATACTGTGAGGCCGGGATTACTCGAAACATACTACATAATAGGGGTAAATTATAAAATGACGTGACCCACGATAAGGCGGGAGCTCACCTTTGCAATGAGGGTTCGAATGTACCATTGTTAAATAAATGGGGTCGAAACGTGAATGATGTATAATCTGGGGGTATCGTAAAGGTTAATAAGCCCTAGAACTCTGAgggtgcatatatacatacccttCCATGTAGTCAGTTTTCCCAGGATGGAATCAAAATCCACTACATAAGTCCGATCGGCTACTGCTAGTCCGGGTTCGTGTTCTCTTGCAGATGTGACCAAGACCATGATGACATGATAATCCCTACAGATATGGTCGGTGAACCTTTTGTGCCTTGTGCTTGTGGGGTACTGACCACACCACAGGGCAACCAATATCTAGCTTATTTAAGGTCGCTCTTTGTCCCCATATTAGTACCTGTACCCGCCACGGATATAAAAATAGGTGCATCCAGAGCCTTCAGTCGAGCTTTTTGCAAATGGATCAGAACACACACCGTCTTGGCTTCGTTGGAAAGAAAGACAGCGTAAACATCTTGGAGATGTAAGGCGCCCGAGTTAACGATCTTTTGACATGCGAGGTATATGTTCTCTTCACAATAGCAAGAGGTATAGGGCGTATTAAGTTCGTCTATAAGTTTTTCAACAATAGGATCCAAAAGTGTAGACATGGCAAGAACAGAAAGAGATCCCCCACAACAGCCATCACAGCACCAAATAACCTAAAACGCCACCAATGTCTCTAGCTCACTCTTGCCTCCACTCCATCGGGGTTGACTCTCTCTTAATGTCAACGCCTTCACTTCGGGCACCATCAATAGCAGCTAGTGCATCCCAAGCTGCGGATGCATCAACGACCTGATACACATATGCACCATCCGTCCCAAGATGCGACAACCCATCCGCCGGAACATCCGGCTCCATAGTTTGAGGAGTGGTTGTCCCAGGTGTTCCTTCGACCGGTGGAGTCGCGGCGCCGGCATCACGTTCAGCTTTGAGTGTTCACCCTTCGCTGATCTTCTTTCTTTCGTCGTTAGCGGCCTCGGCTTTCCGAACATTCTCAGCTTCGTTTGCCTCTATTGCCGCCTTTGCATGtgcctcttctttggcatcCAAGGCCCATTGCTCGGCCATGAATTCCGGGTAGCGTTCTTGCAAGGGCCGCCAGGTTGGGTTTGAACCCTCTTGTTTCACGCTGGGAGTACTATCTGTGGATTCAAGTAACGCATCAATGTCGTCCGGTGGCCTGAAGTGAAAGTTCGGGCCGGCATTGATACGCGCTATGCCCCTCCAAACACTGATATAAAAGGGTAGTATCCCAGCCAACCGTCGTCGTAAGCATTCTCGCGTTCCCGCTGGAATGCCTCGACTGCTCCGCCTCTTCGCGATTTGACCGAAGTCGATTTTGGATCGACACGAAGTTGGAGGTAATCGTATATATCCTCGAACGCGACGCCTTGGCATTCTCCATTTACGAAAAATGCGATTTTGGAATCTTTGAGAATAGGGAGTGGACGCATGACGGGGGTCGCCACAGGTTTGGGACGAGTACGTTCTGGTAATTTTTTGGCGGATCGCTTAGTGGGAGATGGTAAAGGAGGTGGTGGGGGTTTGTTATTTTGCTCTAGCAATGCCTCCATCTCCTTCGACACTCTGTATTCCACCGACTCGAAATATAATTGGTGTTTGAATTGAATGGGAATACGCTTTCGCATTATTCGAGCTGGGTCGGTAGGATCTCCAGGCTGTGCCTCGCGCCTTGAAGGAAGTGAAATATAGAGTCCAACCACGTCCCCTGTGCGAAAAGGACGCCCATATGGTTTGGGCCGAGATAGGGTTACCTTTTCACCAGTTTTGTCCCTCATGCCGTAGCTATAGCCGTCGAGACCAACAGGCCCGTTCAAAGGGGCCTCCCGGCGAGCCCACCCGAGACGAACATGTGAACCCTCTGGATTGGCTACGTCGCCTTTCCCCTCTCCTCCCCCCCTCTCAATCGTAATTTCAAAGTACCATTTCCCCTCCCTGATAGGCACATTTAACCGAGCGCTGCGATACCCTTTATCCGTGGTCATACGAAGTCCATCTTCCGTTACACGAACAAATGGGCTTCGATCCTCCCAACTGACATGAACACACGAAGCTGGAGGAGACTCCAGAGTACGGCATATAATACCTGGTATACGTGATGGTCCCGCAGGTATATATCGAAATCCTTGCCTGTTCATAGGGATGTCGGCTGTGACTCGAAAGTCGGATGTATCCCGTTCAGAGATAGGCAAGAAAACTGGGCCACGAGAGACCCCTTCAAGCTGTTCGTCACTAGTTATCTTGAAGTTGTAAATAATAGGTTGTGCGATATCCCCTTTGCTATCGTCCGTGGTTCTTGGGGCTGTTCGGGGTGGCCCTGTTCCTTTTTTACTTGAAGGGCCGGGGCTGGGACTATGCGAATGTTTGAGGCCGGATTGAACACCTGAGAGGGCAGATTTCTTCTTGTTGGGAGGGGGATTGGGGCTATTTCTAGATTGTGGCCGCGGAGGTTCTGTCTCTCCTTCAAGTAAATTATGTTCCGATGGCGTTGGGGAATAGGTGTCCTCCAGATCGCTTTGAGGCAGACGTCGTTTACGACTTCCATTTCCTGACGAAGACATAATACTATTTCCGATTCAGATATTTTAGTAAAGCATTAATGATCTAAATGACATGCTTACCAGCAACTAGCACTAATCCCCTCTTTTGTCTGATAGTAAAAACACCGAATGGGGTGGCTATTGTTGCTCAAAGCAAAGCGACAATGTTTCAAGATGACCAGTTAAATAATGCGAGCTTCTAGTACTCGTTCCTAGAGTCGGCTATCCTAATCAGTGTGATTGACGTTTCAAAATCGTGAATCCAACTGTGATGGTCGGAAAGAAATAGATCATGCACCGAACCAGATTCTGGCCACGGTTTTCGTTCGCTCTCACGTGACCGCGCTGGTCATCGAGTGTTCCACCACTCTAGTCCGCCTCCACTTACATGGAACCTTGTTATTTCTTGCATAGCAAACCGGTCTAGTTTGCCTACCACAGAAACACTCAGAATACTGTCTTCAATATAGCCGAAAATATCAGCCGTGCCAGACCGCTCACGCATGCCGTGTCCGGCCTGTGGAAACCACGATCTCGAGTTCGACGACCAAATCCTCAGCCTATTATGTACGAATTGCGGAAATGTTGTCGAATCCAGCCAATCGGCCTTGGACTTCTCTAtgacaactgaaaaaggcacAGGTACGAACTTTGGTATGGGTAGAGCGTTGCACAATCAATCTTCAACTCTGGTGGCTCGTAGTGGAAGGTACTTGGGCAGCGACACTAGAGAGGCTCGCTGGATAAGAAACCTGGTAAGGAAGATACCTTTATGATTGACTTCAACTGCCTAACTAACGCTGTAGGAAGCTACAAAGTCATTTCTGGCCGCCGTAACTAGGAATATGCACCAACTACCATGCACCGAACGTGCTCAATATATTATGGAACAAGCCATGAAAAAAGGGAGGTTTCGTTGGGGGCGGAGTGCAGAGCGTGTCGCTGGCGCTTCTATATGTCTGGCGCTCAGAGAATCTGGTAGAGCCGAGTCGATTCGTGAGGTAGCAGTAAGTGCGTACCATGGTCTCCGGGGTCATGTCACTGAGTTTGGGGTAGGTTCATATACAATGTCGCCAAGAACACCTGGCACGAACTCACCGCCGAGTTGCGATATTACTTAGTATTAAAATCGAGCCGCTCGATCCAGCTCTACTAGTTTCATCAATATGGAATTACACCCAGGAATGCTTGACGGCTTCCGCTTCATTATTCCCTACCGAACTCTCCAAGTTTCTTTCTGACTTGACTTCGTTCAGCCAATCAGTGCTAAACCTTGCACACCAACTGTCCAATTTAATCCTTCGAGTCTCTCTGACCAACGGCCGTCAATCGAACATAGTGGCATGTGCCCTTTTTATGGTTTCACTATCAGGCCAAGCTGGAAAACCCATACCAAAACCTGGAGTACTTGCGTCAGTCCTCGGCGATCGATTTGGAGGTGCTGCTAGGAGTATCGCTGACCGTATTAGGGAGATAGAGAGGCTTATCGAGGATTGGAGGCATGAATTACCGTGGGCAGATACAGATCTACCCGCCAACTCGCGGAAACGAACCATCAAAGTTGCTACCTGGATCAAGGACGTCATTCACTTCAAGGACGACCTTTGGTCAAAACAAATTGAAGCAGTGGCCCATGCGCATTATAGTCCATCTATTGAGGACGATTTCGACGAAGGAGAAGATGATACGAGCTCGTGCACTGGCTCTTATTCTACAGTTGGTTCAAAGCGCAGTAGTAACGGGACCCAGAGTACATCCAACAGCAAGCGACCTCATCTAGATCGTGGTTACTACGACTCTGGCCGACCACGCGCATATGTAGTTGAGC from Rhizoctonia solani chromosome 16, complete sequence includes the following:
- a CDS encoding Yippee zinc-binding/DNA-binding/Mis18, centromere assembly protein, coding for MLSRAFNGQHGRAYLFEKVVNIKIGPPGDRPMTTGLHTVRDIYCVRCGETLGWKYDKAYEQSQKYKEGKFILERFLLEDVQ
- a CDS encoding SET1 complex component ash2 — its product is MSSSGNGSRKRRLPQSDLEDTYSPTPSEHNLLEGETEPPRPQSRNSPNPPPNKKKSALSGVQSGLKHSHSPSPGPSSKKGTGPPRTAPRTTDDSKGDIAQPIIYNFKITSDEQLEGVSRGPVFLPISERDTSDFRVTADIPMNRQGFRYIPAGPSRIPGIICRTLESPPASCVHVSWEDRSPFVRVTEDGLRMTTDKGYRSARLNVPIREGKWYFEITIERGGGEGKGDVANPEGSHVRLGWARREAPLNGPVGLDGYSYGMRDKTGEKVTLSRPKPYGRPFRTGDVVGLYISLPSRREAQPGDPTDPARIMRKRIPIQFKHQLYFESVEYRVSKEMEALLEQNNKPPPPPLPSPTKRSAKKLPERTRPKPVATPVMRPLPILKDSKIAFFVNGECQGVAFEDIYDYLQLRVDPKSTSVKSRRGGAVEAFQRERENAYDDARINAGPNFHFRPPDDIDALLESTDSTPSVKQEGSNPTWRPLQERYPEFMAEQWALDAKEEAHAKAAIEANEAENVRKAEAANDERKKISEG
- a CDS encoding Ulp1 protease family, carboxy-terminal catalytic domain protein, which translates into the protein MAPLHLNKRRHDYIESPNRNRRCMDDRKKYILDDSIRTHCDQDPDTSGSMFESAINAVSTWFDATVRSVSGSFSAPVPPSHSPPSKRPKRKPRRITTNGDPASPTHAAQIPLPPSPTDPSLPFQNLQRHNGTLPSPSTRRTNGCHTSTTASPTLSHSFSASSSRSPRRGGSTAVINGITKPYKRQHIRHRQHQEEVKQKLIQELFTLKTSAGQSPAEFKDYINYAARIDKIDAAGGVFAVVSKHVSQRRPLTPKQASEVGRTDPSAQPSQDDLSSEFLRKAIKRATDSLYSIRIPNNLPYYINELKELCKASEEPSQALPKALAPEDQSEVTAALSKRGTVAKFAREQVSDSDLARLKPAQWLNDEVINFYGALILARSEEAQKGKGKALDAHYFNTFFFAKLEDMGYEKSRIGKWTKKIDIFKKDIVLIPVNLGNAHWTCAAINFQKKRIEYHDSMGRKRGKIYKILRDYLSKEHKDKKKKDFDFTGWDDYFDDDAPQQENGYDCGVFSCQYMECLSRGAPFAFGQENMAYLRQRMILEIMRGKLWDQQSI
- a CDS encoding SET domain-containing protein, with product MEPDVPADGLSHLGTDGAYVYQVVDASAAWDALAAIDGARSEGVDIKRESTPMEWRQEDYHVIMVLVTSAREHEPGLAVADRTYVVDFDSILGKLTTWKDYTSFTFRPHLFNNGTFEPSLQSMFRVIPASQYLEEFASDRSHMQMKMDDRGNMQYIMPPPSYNTIVGPGASARGVTNNLMDEFVHMPGEGAPGSVLLRMDDFLSLRWLHAREDGNLGNDCDGALSAPPNPASAD
- a CDS encoding transcription initiation factor IIB; amino-acid sequence: MTTEKGTGTNFGMGRALHNQSSTLVARSGRYLGSDTREARWIRNLEATKSFLAAVTRNMHQLPCTERAQYIMEQAMKKGRFRWGRSAERVAGASICLALRESGRAESIREVAVHIQCRQEHLARTHRRVAILLSIKIEPLDPALLVSSIWNYTQECLTASASLFPTELSKFLSDLTSFSQSVLNLAHQLSNLILRVSLTNGRQSNIVACALFMVSLSGQAGKPIPKPGVLASVLGDRFGGAARSIADRIREIERLIEDWRHELPWADTDLPANSRKRTIKVATWIKDVIHFKDDLWSKQIEAVAHAHYSPSIEDDFDEGEDDTSSCTGSYSTVGSKRSSNGTQSTSNSKRPHLDRGYYDSGRPRAYVVEQSKARPSAQATILASLLDPFSCSISTPSTLGSAWDELKRSDSVADEDLFEEGELERLIRSDEDVRALRARWEAEGRFEGIPEWIDEPQEVPPDLVNAGDLLDAFDPDVEELVGAWRGPSPTGFDDNNSYFYDD